The stretch of DNA GAGGAGCTCGGTCCTACGGACCACACGCCCCCTGTTGAGCATCAGAAATTCGAGAAGTTTGAACTCCTTCGGGGTCAGATCCAGGCGAACCCCCCGACGCAGCGCCTGATGCGCGACCCGGTCTAGCTCAACGTCTTCGATAATCAGTCGGTCGGGCCGAGCTGCACCACCCCGGCGAAGAAGCGCGCGGACTCGTGCAAGCAGTTCGTCAAGCGCAAAGGGCTTGGTCAGGTAATCGTCAGCACCGGCATCCAGCCCCATGACGATGTCACCCGCATCGTCTCTTGCAGTCAGCAGGAGGACCGGGACCGCGGACTCACGAGACCGAAGCTCTCGGACGATTTCTACTCCAGTCCTGGAGGGCAACATCACATCAAGGAGGAGCAGGTCGTAAGCGTACAGGCGTGCCTTGAGCAGCCCGTCACCACCATCATGGGACACATCGACCCCGTAGCCTTCCTCTCTCAACCCCTTTGCCAAAAAGCTTGCGACCTTCCGGTCGTCCTCGACGACCAGAATCTTCACCGGGGTTCTGACAGCACCCGCTGTCCGGTGAACGTGCCACCGCCGTAACTGCCGAAATCGACGATTCCTTCCATCGAGTCACCTGACACCGTGGCTGCGTAGGTGATGATGAACGGCCCGCTGCCCATCTGTACGGTGGCGACGAATGTGATCTCGTTTCCTGTGACCGTGCCGGTGAACGGCCCGGAGGCCCTGGTGCTCGAGATATTTCCGGTCAGAGCGGCCCCTTCCTGAGCGAAGACGACATCACGAGTACCGGCTCCGTTCGGTGACTCGACCGCGAGTGTCCACGCGCCAGACATATCGACGGGGTCCTGCGCCGCCAGCCCAGTGGGAGAAGCTGCGATCGTGACGGCGGCGACCGCTGTGATCAAAGTGGCGGCCCGCAAGGCGCGACCGGCTGAACGTCCCATCATAGCTACTCACACGGTTTAGGATTCAGGGAGAAGAATGAACCTGCCGAGGCTGCCCGGGAAGGTCAGGCGAAGCATATCACGTCGCCAATCTCTCCCAGGTGGCGCGTTGCCGCTCACGCACCCAATTTCGCGCACCACCGTTTCACCCTCAGCAGAGCTGTCACCCGTGCGCTACCTGCGATCCATCGCATTCCTGTACGCCGCCTTCCTGTCGATTCCCGTAAGCGCAGACGCTCAGGTTCCGACGCCGGCCTCGGTTCTCGGTTTTGAGCCGGGCGCCGACTTCGAGTTGGCCAACTACGAACAGTCGATTGACTACTTCCAGCAGCTCGATGCGGCCTCCGACCGAATCACGATGATCAACGTCGGGCGCACGTCGGAGGGTCGTGACTGGTGGCTCGCCCTCATTTCGTCGCCGGAGAATCTCCGCGACGTGGAATGGTATCGTGACATCGCCGACCAGTTGGCTCATCCGGCTGACCTCGATGACGCCTCAGCTCTCGCGCTCGCACGCAGCGGCAAGGCGATCGTCGATATCAGCGGTGGTCTGCACGCCAGCGAGGCGGCCGGGGCGCAGCACACCATCGGGCTGGCCTATGAACTGGTGGCGAGTGATGAGCCACGCATCGCGGCCATTCGCGAGAACGTGATCACGGCGCTCTGGCCGTCTCTGAACCCCGACGGCCAGACCATGATCTCGGACTGGTATCTCTCGAATGTGG from Longimicrobiales bacterium encodes:
- a CDS encoding response regulator transcription factor → MKILVVEDDRKVASFLAKGLREEGYGVDVSHDGGDGLLKARLYAYDLLLLDVMLPSRTGVEIVRELRSRESAVPVLLLTARDDAGDIVMGLDAGADDYLTKPFALDELLARVRALLRRGGAARPDRLIIEDVELDRVAHQALRRGVRLDLTPKEFKLLEFLMLNRGRVVRRTELLEKVWDLSFDPMSNVVDVHVGHLRRKLGESGAEPLLHTVRGVGYVFQRESPE